Proteins encoded within one genomic window of Citrobacter amalonaticus Y19:
- the pckA gene encoding phosphoenolpyruvate carboxykinase (ATP) — translation MRVKRLTPQDLKAYGISDVQDIVYNPSYETLYQEELDPSLEGYERGVLTNLGAVAVDTGIFTGRSPKDKYIVRDDTTRDTLWWSDKGKGKNDNKPLSQETWQHLKGLVTKQLSGKRLFIVDAFCGANADTRLSVRFITEVAWQAHFVKNMFIRPSDDELEGFEPDFIVMNGAKCTNPQWKEQGLNSENFVAFNLTERIQLIGGTWYGGEMKKGMFSVMNYLLPLKGIASMHCSANVGEKGDVAVFFGLSGTGKTTLSTDPKRRLIGDDEHGWDDDGVFNFEGGCYAKTIKLSKEAEPEIYNAIRRDALLENVTVRGDGTIDFDDGSKTENTRVSYPIYHIENIVKPVSKAGHATKVIFLTADAFGVLPPVSRLTANQTQYHFLSGFTAKLAGTERGVTEPTPTFSACFGAAFLSLHPTQYAEVLVKRMQAAGAQAYLVNTGWNGTGKRISIKDTRAIIDAILNGSLDDAETFNLPMFDLAIPTELPGVDTHILDPRNTYGSPEQWQEKANALAKLFIENFEKYTDTPAGEALVSAGPKL, via the coding sequence ATGCGCGTGAAACGATTAACCCCGCAAGATCTCAAGGCTTATGGTATCAGCGACGTTCAGGATATCGTTTACAACCCAAGCTATGAAACCCTTTACCAGGAAGAGCTAGACCCAAGCCTGGAAGGTTACGAGCGTGGTGTGTTGACGAACCTGGGTGCCGTTGCAGTTGATACCGGTATTTTCACCGGACGTTCGCCGAAGGATAAGTACATTGTTCGTGATGACACCACGCGTGACACGCTGTGGTGGTCTGACAAAGGAAAAGGCAAGAACGACAACAAACCGCTGTCCCAGGAAACCTGGCAGCACCTGAAAGGGCTAGTGACCAAACAACTTTCCGGTAAACGTCTGTTTATCGTTGACGCTTTCTGTGGCGCGAACGCCGACACCCGCCTTTCTGTCCGCTTCATTACTGAAGTGGCGTGGCAGGCTCATTTCGTGAAGAACATGTTTATTCGCCCGAGCGATGACGAACTGGAAGGTTTTGAACCTGACTTTATCGTGATGAACGGCGCGAAATGCACGAACCCACAGTGGAAAGAGCAGGGTCTGAACTCCGAAAACTTCGTCGCTTTCAACCTGACCGAGCGTATCCAGTTGATTGGTGGTACCTGGTACGGCGGCGAAATGAAGAAAGGTATGTTCTCGGTGATGAACTATCTGCTGCCGTTGAAGGGCATTGCATCAATGCACTGTTCTGCCAACGTGGGTGAGAAAGGCGACGTTGCTGTGTTCTTCGGTCTTTCCGGCACCGGAAAAACCACCCTCTCCACCGATCCGAAACGTCGTCTGATCGGCGATGACGAGCACGGCTGGGACGATGACGGCGTGTTCAACTTTGAAGGCGGCTGCTACGCAAAAACGATCAAGCTGTCGAAAGAAGCGGAACCGGAAATCTATAACGCCATCCGTCGTGATGCGCTGTTAGAAAACGTCACCGTTCGCGGCGATGGGACTATCGATTTTGATGACGGTTCGAAAACCGAGAACACTCGCGTTTCTTATCCTATCTACCACATCGAAAACATCGTTAAGCCGGTTTCCAAAGCCGGTCATGCCACGAAGGTGATCTTCCTGACCGCAGACGCCTTTGGCGTGCTGCCGCCGGTTTCTCGCCTGACAGCCAACCAGACGCAGTACCACTTCCTGTCTGGCTTCACGGCCAAACTGGCCGGTACTGAGCGCGGTGTCACCGAGCCAACGCCAACCTTCTCCGCCTGCTTCGGCGCAGCATTCCTGTCGCTGCACCCGACGCAGTATGCAGAAGTCCTGGTGAAACGTATGCAGGCCGCAGGTGCACAGGCTTACCTGGTCAACACCGGCTGGAACGGTACGGGCAAACGTATCTCCATCAAAGATACCCGCGCCATTATCGACGCCATCCTGAACGGTTCTCTGGACGATGCGGAAACCTTCAATCTGCCGATGTTTGATCTGGCGATCCCGACCGAGTTGCCGGGTGTGGATACTCATATCCTCGACCCGCGTAACACCTACGGCTCTCCTGAACAGTGGCAGGAAAAAGCCAACGCACTGGCGAAACTGTTCATTGAGAACTTCGAGAAATACACGGATACGCCAGCAGGCGAAGCGCTGGTCAGCGCCGGACCGAAGCTGTAA
- the envZ gene encoding two-component system sensor histidine kinase EnvZ, translating into MRRMRFSPRSSFARTLLLIVTLLFVSLVTTYLVVLNFAILPSLQQFNKVLAYEVRMLMTDKLQLEDGTQLVVPPAFRREIYRELGISLYSNEAAEEAGLRWAQHYEFLSHQMAQQLGGPTEVRVEVNKSSPVVWLKTWLSPNIWVRVPLTEIHQGDFSPLFRYTLAIMLLAIGGAWLFIRIQNRPLVDLEHAALQVGKGIIPPPLREYGASEVRSVTRAFNHMAAGVKQLADDRTLLMAGVSHDLRTPLTRIRLATEMMGEEDGYLAESINKDIEECNAIIEQFIDYLRTGQEMPMEMADLNAVLGEVVAAESGYEREIDTALQPGSIQVKMHPLSIKRAVANMVVNAARYGNGWIKVSSGTEPHRAWFQVEDDGPGIKPEQRKHLFQPFVRGDSARSTSGTGLGLAIVQRIIDAHNGMLEIGTSERGGLSIRAWLPVPVVRVQGTTKET; encoded by the coding sequence ATGAGGCGAATGCGCTTCTCGCCACGAAGTTCATTCGCCCGCACGCTGTTGCTCATCGTCACTCTGCTGTTTGTCAGCCTGGTGACGACCTATCTGGTGGTGCTGAACTTTGCGATTCTGCCGAGTCTCCAGCAGTTTAATAAGGTCCTGGCCTACGAAGTGCGTATGCTGATGACCGATAAACTGCAACTGGAGGACGGCACGCAACTGGTGGTGCCTCCCGCTTTTCGTCGGGAAATTTACCGTGAGTTGGGGATTTCTCTCTATTCCAACGAAGCCGCCGAAGAGGCTGGGCTACGTTGGGCGCAACACTATGAATTCTTAAGCCATCAGATGGCGCAGCAGCTGGGCGGCCCGACGGAAGTGCGCGTTGAGGTCAACAAAAGCTCGCCGGTCGTCTGGCTGAAAACCTGGCTGTCGCCCAATATCTGGGTACGTGTTCCGTTAACGGAAATTCATCAGGGCGACTTCTCCCCGCTGTTCCGCTATACGCTGGCCATTATGCTTCTGGCGATAGGGGGGGCGTGGCTGTTTATTCGTATACAAAACCGACCCCTTGTGGATCTTGAACATGCCGCGTTGCAGGTGGGGAAAGGCATTATTCCGCCGCCGCTGCGTGAGTATGGCGCGTCTGAGGTGCGCTCGGTGACCCGAGCCTTCAACCATATGGCGGCCGGGGTGAAGCAGTTGGCGGATGACCGAACGCTGCTGATGGCAGGGGTCAGTCACGATCTTCGTACGCCGCTGACGCGCATTCGTCTGGCGACGGAGATGATGGGCGAAGAGGACGGTTATCTGGCGGAGTCTATCAACAAAGATATTGAAGAGTGCAACGCGATCATTGAGCAGTTCATCGACTATCTGCGTACCGGACAGGAGATGCCGATGGAGATGGCCGATCTTAACGCTGTGCTGGGTGAAGTGGTGGCGGCAGAAAGCGGCTATGAGCGTGAAATTGACACGGCGCTACAGCCGGGCAGCATTCAGGTGAAAATGCACCCGCTGTCCATCAAGCGCGCAGTAGCCAACATGGTGGTTAACGCGGCGCGTTATGGCAACGGATGGATCAAAGTCAGCAGCGGGACAGAACCTCATCGTGCGTGGTTCCAGGTGGAGGATGATGGCCCCGGCATTAAGCCTGAACAGCGTAAACACCTGTTCCAGCCGTTTGTGCGCGGGGACAGCGCGCGCAGCACCAGCGGTACCGGGTTAGGGTTGGCGATTGTGCAGCGTATCATCGATGCCCATAACGGCATGCTGGAAATTGGTACCAGTGAGCGGGGTGGGCTCTCCATCCGCGCCTGGCTACCGGTTCCTGTGGTTCGCGTCCAGGGAACCACAAAAGAGACGTAA
- the greB gene encoding transcription elongation factor GreB, which yields MKTPLITREGYEKLKSELNYLWREERPEVTKKVTWAASLGDRSENADYQYNKKRLREIDRRVRYLTKCMENLKIVDYSPQQEGKVFFGAWVEIENDDGDIRRFRIVGYDEIFGRKDYISIDSPMARALLKKEVGDLAVVNTPGGEASWYVNAIEYIK from the coding sequence ATGAAAACGCCTCTGATCACCCGGGAAGGGTATGAAAAACTCAAAAGCGAGCTCAATTACCTCTGGCGTGAAGAACGCCCGGAAGTCACAAAGAAGGTGACCTGGGCGGCGAGTCTGGGTGACCGCAGCGAGAATGCCGACTACCAGTATAATAAAAAGCGGCTACGTGAGATCGACCGACGCGTCCGTTATCTGACCAAATGCATGGAGAATTTGAAGATTGTCGATTACTCCCCGCAGCAGGAAGGCAAAGTGTTTTTCGGCGCATGGGTAGAAATTGAGAATGACGATGGCGACATCCGCCGTTTTCGGATTGTCGGCTACGATGAAATTTTCGGCCGCAAAGATTACATCTCCATCGACTCGCCGATGGCGCGCGCGCTACTGAAAAAAGAGGTCGGCGATCTCGCAGTGGTCAACACGCCAGGTGGGGAAGCGAGCTGGTACGTGAACGCGATCGAATACATAAAATGA
- the ompR gene encoding two-component system response regulator OmpR, which produces MQENYKILVVDDDMRLRALLERYLTEQGFQVRSVANAEQMDRLLTRESFHLMVLDLMLPGEDGLSICRRLRSQSNPMPIIMVTAKGEEVDRIVGLEIGADDYIPKPFNPRELLARIRAVLRRQANELPGAPSQEEAVIAFGKFKLNLGTREMFREDEPMPLTSGEFAVLKALVSHPREPLSRDKLMNLARGREYSAMERSIDVQISRLRRMVEEDPAHPRYIQTVWGLGYVFVPDGSKA; this is translated from the coding sequence ATGCAAGAGAACTATAAAATTCTGGTGGTCGATGACGACATGCGCCTGCGCGCGCTGCTGGAGCGTTATCTGACTGAGCAGGGCTTCCAGGTTCGAAGCGTCGCTAACGCCGAGCAAATGGATCGTTTGCTAACCCGTGAATCTTTCCACCTTATGGTACTGGATCTGATGCTGCCGGGTGAAGATGGCCTGTCTATTTGCCGTCGTCTGCGCAGCCAAAGTAACCCGATGCCGATCATCATGGTCACGGCGAAAGGGGAAGAAGTTGACCGCATTGTCGGCCTGGAAATCGGCGCCGATGACTATATCCCGAAACCGTTTAACCCACGCGAGCTGCTGGCGCGTATTCGCGCGGTGCTGCGTCGTCAGGCGAATGAACTGCCGGGCGCGCCTTCTCAGGAAGAGGCCGTCATTGCCTTTGGTAAGTTCAAACTGAACCTCGGAACGCGTGAAATGTTCCGCGAAGATGAGCCGATGCCGCTCACCAGTGGTGAATTTGCCGTGCTGAAAGCGCTGGTAAGCCATCCGCGTGAGCCGTTGTCCCGTGACAAGCTGATGAACCTGGCGCGTGGCCGTGAGTATTCCGCGATGGAACGTTCCATCGACGTACAGATTTCCCGTCTGCGTCGTATGGTCGAAGAAGATCCCGCGCATCCGCGTTACATTCAGACCGTATGGGGTCTGGGCTACGTCTTCGTGCCGGACGGTTCTAAAGCATGA